Below is a window of Lacibacter sp. H407 DNA.
TTGAGAATGCCCATTACCACCGGTTTATCCAGCACCAATAATCTTCCTTTGCAGTTGAGTGTGTACATTGTATTTTTGGGAACTTAGCTGAAGTTCAGCACGAATTAACGAAACAATTTTCAACCGTTCATGAATACGATCGAGCAATATACGCAGGCAGTAAATCAGTGCAGGGATATCTTTAAGAAAAAGACGAGTGACTATGGTACTTCATGGCGGGTTTATCGAACTATTTCCATTGTTGATCAGATCTATATCAAAGCCAAACGTATACGCACCATCCAGGAAAAACAGGAACAGAAGATCGGTGATACCATTGCTTCTGAATTTAAAGGTATCTTGAACTATGCGGTGATGGGGTTGATCCAGTTGGAGCTTCCTCCCAGTGAAAATGATGAGTTATCTGTTGAAAAAGTAATGGAGCTGTACAACGATAAAATTGCAAAGGCCCAATTGCTCATGCTCGATAAGAATCATGATTACGGTGAGGCATGGCGTGAGATGAGCCAGGAAAGTTTTGTTG
It encodes the following:
- a CDS encoding DUF1599 domain-containing protein; translated protein: MNTIEQYTQAVNQCRDIFKKKTSDYGTSWRVYRTISIVDQIYIKAKRIRTIQEKQEQKIGDTIASEFKGILNYAVMGLIQLELPPSENDELSVEKVMELYNDKIAKAQLLMLDKNHDYGEAWREMSQESFVDLMLAKLQRIRQILQNDGKTLVSEGIDANYYDIINYAIFGLILIEEGTHKR